The stretch of DNA CACAACCCAAGGTAGCTCGATCGCTGTTTTGGATCTTTCTTCTATTATTAATCGCGACTGCATCAGCCACCTTTGGAGCAATTTTTGGCGCAATTACCGCTCTGATCGCCCCTGTAGAGCCTGAAATCATCTCCAAGGCCCTAGACACCTATGACACATTCACGGGAGCACCCAACCGCCTTGAATACCGCCTATCTCGCCCTGTTAACATCTTAGTCATGGGAGTCGATCGCGTACCAGAAGCCTCCCCCAATTCTTCCCAAGCCTTTAACGGTCGCAGCGATACAATATTGCTAGTGCGAATCGATCCTAGCGATCGCTCTATCAACTTACTCTCCATCCCACGAGATACCCAAGTCGAGCTTCCCAATATTGGTCAAACCAAAATTAGCGAAGCTAACGCTCAAGGGGGTCAAGCTTTAACAGCCAAAGTCCTTAGCAATACTCTCAATAATCTGCCTATTGAGCGTTATGTCCGCGTAAGTACGGGTGCATTTCGGGAATTAGTCGATCTTTTAGGCGGCGTAGACGTATTCGTACCCCGTGCGATGAACTACACGGACAACGCCCAGCAGTTAAATATTAATTTAGTGCAAGGGTGGCAAACCCTGAATGGAGAACAGGCAGATCAGTTTGCTAGGTTCCGCAATGATGGGTTAGGAGATATCGGCCGCATCCAGCGACAACAAAGTTTAATCCAATCTGTTTGGAAACGCCTTAGCAGTCCCGCAACGCTTCCGCGTTTACCGCAAATTATCCGCGTGATGCAAAAGTACGTTGACACCAATCTCAGTTTTGAGGAAATCCTGACTCTGGGGACTTTTGGTCTGCAATTGGATCGAGATAACTTCAAAATGGTGATGTTACCTGGCAGTTCGAGTTCTAGTGAGGAAGACTTTCGGAGTTATTGGATTGTAGACCCCGCAGGACGCGATCGCGTTATGTCCCAATTTTTTAAGGTTGGCGCTCCTGATTTTGCACTCACAGGGCGATCGCGCAGCGAATACGACCCCATCTTGCCCCGCGACCTCAAAATTTCTATCCAAAACGCTTCTAGCAATCCCCAAGCAGCTACACGCCTTACCACATATCTCGCCGACAAAGGATTTGATAATATCTCAGTCGCCGAAGATTGGCCAGACCGACAGCGCCAGAGCCAGATTATCGTCCAGCGTGGGGACTTAGCAGCAGCCGACATCCTCAAAAAAGCTTTAGGCGGTGGCAAAATTGAAGCAAATTCTACAGGTGAAATCGCTTCAGACTTAACCATTCGGCTCGGAGAAGATTGGGCAAATCGATAACTTTATGATTCTTTCACAATATTAACAATTGCATCAAACCCTTGACTTATCAACATTTTGGCATCAAATTAAAAGTAATAAGTCAAAAAAGAGGCTGTGAAAATGCCCGGAATTAATGCCGCCTGGGAGACTATAATCAATCAAAGTGAGGGTCGCTATCTCAATAGTACAGAGCTTCAGGCAATGCAACGGTATGTGCAAACATTCTCTGTCAGGTCAAAAACTTATGAACTTCTACGAGAGAAATCCGATAGTCTGGTAACGCAGGCGATGAAAAAATTCATGTTAGTACACCCTGATATTGTGCAAAAGCATTCTCAGCGCTGTATATATGACATGAAAATGACTATTTGCATCACAGCCCTGGCAATTCTGCGGGATGACCAACAGTTTTTTAAAGAATGCCTAAGCTTGTGGTTAGCAAATATTCTAGAGGCTCATCAGAAGAACCTTCCTTGTCTCAAAGCTTATTGTTGCCTTGAGGAAATTCTTAAAGAGCAACTACCAACAGCAGCTAGCCAGTTAGTTTTACCTTACATAGATATCGTTTTGCAAGCTTTAGATAAACCAGCTAAACTGATGGCAACAGTGCAGCGAGGCGCAGTCAAAGTTTAAGCGATCGCTCGAGCATTTAGTATTTAAGACATTAGCTAGAAGGGTGCAAAAGTTAAGAAAAATATGAATTCTGTAAGGAATCTACAATTACTGAATTCTGGGTTTTGACACAATATCAAAATGCACTTGGGAGTAAAGACAATGGCATTACAAACACGAATCACAGCCAATCAACAAGCTTCTGCTGAAGAACGCTCCTTGATGATCAAACAAATTTATCAGCAGGTATTAGAACGCCAACCATACTTAGCCGAACGTCGCAAGTTAGCGGAGTTAGAGACATCTTTTATTAAAGGGAAGATTGGCATTCGGCACTTTCTCAAGACCTTAGCACTTTGTCCAGTTTATTTAGAACGGTTTTACGAGAACAGTTCTAATCTTAAATTCATTGAAAATGCTTTTAAGCATTTTCTAGGACGTTCGCCGCAAAATGAAGAGGAAATTCGAGGAAGCGATCAGTTGCTTATCCGTCAGGGAGTAGGAGCAATGATATCAGCTTTGGTAGATTCAGAAGAGTATCGTCACGCTTTTGGTTCCTTTACAGTTCCCTATTGGCGGAAAGATAAGCACGAGTCTCCTAGCGCTTATTTGGAAAACCAATTACTCGGAAAAGAGCACGCAGGTCAACGCGGTTGGGGTATCCCCACTCTTTACTGGCACGAATTGGATTTAGATTGTTATGCGGGTCATTGTCGTCCTGTGAGGGTATCTTATAGTCGCCTGCGTTCTTAATAGTTGGTAAGTAGTTGCGCTTTAGTGTTTGAGGAGCGCTGAAGCGTAACTATAATGGTTTAACTAATTGGTATAAGGCAAAAATGGAAGAGAGAGCGCTATTTTAGATTATTTGAAAAAGGGCGAAACAGCAATCGCTCAAGGAAGAATCGAAACAATATCCCCAGCATCATTAATACGAACTGCCGAACCTACTGGCAGCGATAATATCATAGTGCTAACTTGTCTCATCAAAGGTAGAAGATTGTCGGGTCTTGTACTGCTAGAATCTAATACCACAATTCTAATAAAACGACTTCCTAGATTTTGTTGATAGGGGAGATTTTTATCAGCGGTAATAAAAACATCAAAAGGATGAGTCTCCGATCTATCCAGAATTTCCCTGTCTTTTAGGCCTCTCCACCCCATGTCATAAACATTGCTGATTGAATGACCCTCGTCTAAGAAAGGTTGCTTGAGTTTTTGACTCAATAGATTTTCATCAAGCAGTATAAGCATTATTATTACTTTCTAGCGAGAGCATCATCTTAGTTAGATTTTCTAATACTTTAATTGCCTGACTTTCTAAGTAAGGAAAATCATTAATAAATTCTGTGAAACCGCTTTCACCTTCCAGGTAGTCGAAAAAAGTCTTTAAGGGGACGCGGGTGCCGACAAATACAGGTACACCGCTCATAATTTCTGGATCGCGGTGAATAATTCCTCTTGTTTGCAGTAATTCTTCTATTTTCACTGGTTTTACTCCTTTATATTAAAAGAAGTGGACAAGTTTAGTTGTAAACTCTTAGTAATTATATCATAACTTTAAAAGAAGCGATCGCTATCTCGATCATCTATCTCGATCTTGACATTTTACTAATTAATAGTTACAATCTTAAACTAGACATTTTGTAAAAACCAATTAAAACTTGAATAATGAAATCAACTTTACATTTAACCACAAAAGTTCTGGCAGGCAACAGGATTGAAATTGAATCTCCAACTCTTTTTGTAGGACAAACTACTGTTTCCTTGGTCTAAAATTCTGTCCAGTTTATTTTCAATGGTGGTTAGCTTTCTCAGAATAGTTGGGCGATCTTCATCCAGAGAAGCAAGTAAGTTAGCAATTCGTGACTGAACATTAATCAATTGCAGCACTGCATTTTGCAATTGTACCATTCCTGTTTAATTTACTTTTAAATCCATGTTTTATTCTAATTCAATTGAGTCAGAGATGAAAAGGTTTTATAAATCCTTAAAATAGTCTCCCAATCAGGATAAATATCAAAACTATCAAGAGAGCGACACCCCGCTCTCATTCTATTGACTTGAGCCACATTATCTGCTTAGATAAAATCTATCCTGGTCTGAGAGGTCAACAATGGGGGTTCCACGTTTAAAACTAAACCTAACTAAAGCTTTAGCCATAGCCATCGGCATCGGATTGATACAGGTAGCAACAATCCTAAAATCCACCTCACAACCATCCAACATCCGATCGCTTTCTGAACTATACCAAATGCGCGATCGCCTCATCGCCGAATTAGAAAACCCATCCCTCCCAACCCAACCCAGCTTTTTTTCCTCCATCCTTCCCCAACCTTCCCCCCAAACCGTCGAAAGTCTGCGGCAAAATCTTCAGATCGTAGAAGTCCAAATTCTCTCAGAACAAAGGGCAAATGACAACT from Kamptonema formosum PCC 6407 encodes:
- a CDS encoding LCP family protein, which produces MIPSRPQPKVARSLFWIFLLLLIATASATFGAIFGAITALIAPVEPEIISKALDTYDTFTGAPNRLEYRLSRPVNILVMGVDRVPEASPNSSQAFNGRSDTILLVRIDPSDRSINLLSIPRDTQVELPNIGQTKISEANAQGGQALTAKVLSNTLNNLPIERYVRVSTGAFRELVDLLGGVDVFVPRAMNYTDNAQQLNINLVQGWQTLNGEQADQFARFRNDGLGDIGRIQRQQSLIQSVWKRLSSPATLPRLPQIIRVMQKYVDTNLSFEEILTLGTFGLQLDRDNFKMVMLPGSSSSSEEDFRSYWIVDPAGRDRVMSQFFKVGAPDFALTGRSRSEYDPILPRDLKISIQNASSNPQAATRLTTYLADKGFDNISVAEDWPDRQRQSQIIVQRGDLAAADILKKALGGGKIEANSTGEIASDLTIRLGEDWANR
- a CDS encoding globin family protein, whose protein sequence is MPGINAAWETIINQSEGRYLNSTELQAMQRYVQTFSVRSKTYELLREKSDSLVTQAMKKFMLVHPDIVQKHSQRCIYDMKMTICITALAILRDDQQFFKECLSLWLANILEAHQKNLPCLKAYCCLEEILKEQLPTAASQLVLPYIDIVLQALDKPAKLMATVQRGAVKV
- a CDS encoding phycobilisome rod-core linker polypeptide — its product is MALQTRITANQQASAEERSLMIKQIYQQVLERQPYLAERRKLAELETSFIKGKIGIRHFLKTLALCPVYLERFYENSSNLKFIENAFKHFLGRSPQNEEEIRGSDQLLIRQGVGAMISALVDSEEYRHAFGSFTVPYWRKDKHESPSAYLENQLLGKEHAGQRGWGIPTLYWHELDLDCYAGHCRPVRVSYSRLRS
- a CDS encoding DUF5615 family PIN-like protein, producing MLILLDENLLSQKLKQPFLDEGHSISNVYDMGWRGLKDREILDRSETHPFDVFITADKNLPYQQNLGSRFIRIVVLDSSSTRPDNLLPLMRQVSTMILSLPVGSAVRINDAGDIVSILP
- a CDS encoding DUF433 domain-containing protein, whose amino-acid sequence is MKIEELLQTRGIIHRDPEIMSGVPVFVGTRVPLKTFFDYLEGESGFTEFINDFPYLESQAIKVLENLTKMMLSLESNNNAYTA